TCGCAAGCGACAAAACATGACAACGATGGACAGTCGGCGGCGGCTGGGCTCCTGGAAGGAGATCGCCGCCTATCTCGGGCGTGACGTTCGCACGGCGCTGCGGTGGCACAAGGATCGCGGACTTCCGGTGCACCGCCCTCCGGGCGGACGCGGCCAGTCGGTGTTCGGCTACACCGACGAGATCGACGCGTGGCTGCGCCCGGCGCCGCCCGCGCCGGCCGTCACGGATCGGGACGTCGGGCGGCGGCAGGCCGCTCCTCCTCCCGCTCCTCCTGTTCCGCCTGCACGGGTGACGCGGCCGCTGGCCGTGGTCACGGTGGGCGTCGCGATCCTCCTTGCGCTCGGCCTGCTGTCGAAGGGCCTGCCCCCGGACTCCGCGCTGGTGAAGGAAGGCCGCCTCATCGCGCTGGACCGGGATGCGCGCGAGGTCTGGAGCATCGACCTGCCAGGCAAGGATGCGAAGCTGGCGACGGCGCCGGGCAGCGGACGATCGATCTACGTCGGCGACATCGACGGCGATGACCGCCCCGAGGTGATCGTCAGCGTCGTATCGCTCCGCGGCCAGCCGGGCACCGCTGATGCGGCGCTCCATTGCTACGAGCACGACGGCCGATTGCGCTGGACGCGGCGGCTCGACACACGCCTCACGTTCGGCTCCGGCGAGTTCGGGCCCCCGTGGATGGGTGCGGACCTGACCGTGTTCGGCCACGGCCGCCGGACGATCGTCTGGGCAACGCACCATGAGATCTGGTGGCCGGCGGTCGTCGCCCTGATCGCACCCGATGGCGCCGTCACGGGCACGTTCGTCCATGCCGGGTGGATCACGCGGGCGGAAGCCACGGCGGAAGGGGATCGCGTGGTGCTGGCCGGCATCAGCAACGCGCAGCGCACGACGATCCTGGCGCTCGTCGACGCCCGGCATCCCGATGGTCACGCGCCGGAAGCGGCCGGGTCGCCGTACGAGTGCCTGTCGTGTCCGGCCGGAGCGCCGTTGCGCTACCTCCGGTTGCCCCGCGCGGAGGCGGGCCGCGTCGACAACGTGCCGCTCGACGCCACGGTGATCGACATCGATTCGGCCAGAACGGTGCGGCTGCGCGTCACCCAGTCTCGCGTGGTCCGGCCGGTGCCCGAAGCGATCTACGAGTTCACGCCGGACCTGCGGTTGAGACGCGCGAGCTACAGCGACGGCTACTGGATGTGGCACGACGCGCTTGCGCGGGCCGGGTCGGTGGCGCACGTGGGCGCCGCCTGCCCGGAACGCAGCGGTCCCGTGGTCGAGGAATGGGTTCCTTCCACCGGCTGGCGCCCCCTGCCGGTCGCGGCGAGCGCCAGGGCGGGGCGGGAGCGCTGACTCGCGGCCGCTCAGCGGCGGCCGCGCCCCGCGGCGCGGTCGCGGCGCCGCGGGCGCTGCCTGCGCGACGGCGTGGACTTGAGGTGCTGCTCCTTCCTGGGCTGCGCCTTGCCGCGGCGCGGCCCACGGTTCCGTTCTGATCGCCGCACGGACTCGAGGATGTCCACGAGACCGAGATCGATCTGCCGGCGCTCCATGTCCACGCGCACGACCTGCACGGTCACTTTGTCCCCGAGCCGGTAGACCTTTCCGGTGTTCTCCCCTTTGAGCGTGTGCGCGTTCTCGACGAACCGGTAGTAGTCGTCCGCCATTGTCGAGATGTGGACCAGGCCCTCGACGAAGTGCTCGATCAGCTCGATGAAGAGCCCGAAGGCGGACACGCCGGTGATGTAGCCGTCGAACTCCTCGCCGACCTTGTTCGCCATGAAGCGGACCTTCTTCCACTGCACCAGCTCGCGCTCCGCCTCGTCTGCGCGGCGCTCGCGCTCCGACGTGTGGCGCGCGACCTCCGGCAGGTCCTCCGTCAGCTCCGCCCGGCGCTCGTCGGCCATGCCGCGCCGTGACTCGCGGAGGGTGCGGTGGACGACGAGATCGGGGTAGCGGCGGATGGGGGAGGTGAAATGCGTGTAGCTTTGCGCCGCGAGCCCGAAGTGCCCGAGGTTGGCGGCGTCGTAGCGGGCCTTCTGCATGGTCCGCAGCATCAGGAACGCGATCGGCTTCTCCTCGGGCGTCCCGTGGATTCGTTCGACCAGCTTCTGGAAGTGCTTCGGCCGCAGCGCATTCTGGGGCGCGCCGAGCGAGTAGCCGAGCGTCGACACGAATTCCTCGAACGCCTCGACCTTGACCGGATCCGGCTCCTCGTGGACCCGGTACAGCGTGGGCACGTTCTCATCGTCGAGATGCTGCGCGACCGTTTCGTTGGCCAGCAGCATGAATTCCTCGATCAACCGGTGCGCCACGTTGCGCTCGAGCGCGATGATGTCCTCGACCAGGCCCTCGTCGTCGAGCACGATCTCGGGCTCCTTGAGATCGAAATCGATGGACCCGCGGGCGTGCCGCCGCGTGTTGAGGATTTCGAACAGCTCGCGCATCGACTCGAACATCGGCACGAGGTCGCGGTACTGCGCCATCAGTTTCGGATCGCGATCCGCCAGGATGCCGTTCACGGCCGTGTAGGTCATCCGGGCGTCGCTGTGGATCACGCCGTCGTGGATCTCGTAGCGGACGACGTGGCCGCGCCGGTCGACTTCCATCAGGCAAGAAAGGACGAGGCGATCGACGTTCGGGTTGAGGCTGCACAGGCCGGTGGCCAGTTCGGCCGGGAACATGTGCACCGCGCGCTCGGGGAAGTACACCGAGGTTCCGCGCTCGTAGGCCTCTTCGTCGAGCGCGCTGCCTTCGGTGACGTAATGCGCGACGTCCGCGATGTGCACCCCGAGCCAGTAGTGGCCGTTCGGCAGCTTCTCGATCGTGATCGCATCGTCGAAGTCGCGCGCGTGCTCGCCGTCGATCGTGACCGTCTGGAGGTGGCGGAAATCCGTGCGCGAGGCGATGTCGCGCGGCCGCACCTCGGCGCCGAGCCGCGTGGCTTCGGCCACCGCCTCCTCCGAATGCTGGTCGGGGATGTTGAACTTGCGGATGATGATTTCAGTATCCACGCCGGGCTCGTCGATGCTCCCCAGCACGTCGGCGACGCGCCCCATGGCGTTGCGCGCCGGCGTCGGCCAGCGCGTGATCTCGATGGTGACCATCTGCCCCGGCTTGGCGCCGCGGGCGTCATCGCGCGGAACGGCGATATCCATCATCACGCGCCGGTCGAACGGGACGACGAAGCCCAGGCCGGACTCGTCGACCTCGTATCGGCCGACGAGCGTGCTCGAGGCGCGCTCGATGATGCGGATGATTCGCCCCTCGGCGCGGTCGCCATCCTTGAATCGCTCGATGCGTGCCGCCACCAGGTCGCCGTGCATCGCCTGATTCAGGTTGGAGCCCGCGATGAAGATGTCGCGGGACACGTTGGCGACCGGGCGCTCGGGGACCACGAACGCGAAGCCCCGCGGGTTCGTCGTCACGCGGCCGACGACGAGGTTCATGCGGTCGGGGACGCCGTAGCGCTCCCCGCGAACCTGGATCAACTCGCCCGACTCGACGAGCTGTTTCAGCTGCCGCTTGAACGCGGCGCGCTCTTCGCGGGGAACTCGGAGCAGCTTGAGAAGCTCGCGCGGAGTGGCGGGGTGGTCGACGCGTTCGCGGATAAGCTTGAGGAGCGTCATAGGGGTCAGATCTAGAATCTTCACTTTTTTCTCGACCTGACCCCTTCACTCTGTCGGATCGCGGGGGTCAGGTCGAGAAAAAAGTGAAGATTCTAGATCTGACCCCAACAAACAATTTGCAGGTCGCCGACGTTGGTGCCGGTGGGGCCGGTGCGGACCAGATCGCCGAGGCGATCGAAATAGGAATGGCTGTCGTTTGCGTCCAGCGCGGCGGCCACCGACGGCGCGCCGAGGGCGGCGGCGCGCGCGAGGGAATCGGCCGTGGCAATGGCGCCAGCAGCATCAGTCGGACCATCAACGCCGTCGGTGCCGACACTGACCAGGACAACGGGCCAGGGAGACTCCGCGAGCGCGGACACCGCCGCCAGGGCCAGTTCCTGATTGCGCCCGCCGCGGCCGGAGCCGCGGACGTGCACCGTCGTCTCGCCGCTGCTGATCACGCAGGTCGGACGCATCCCGGCATCCTCTCGACCCCACGCAAGCGCCCGCGCGACAAGCGCCGGACCGGCACGCCTCGCCTCCCCGAGCGTGGGCTCGTCGATCACGACCGCGCGATACCCGAGTGTCTCCGCCACGGCGCGCGCCCCTTCCATCGCGTCGCGGCGGCTGCCAATCACGAACGCACTCGCGCCGGCCATCCGCGGCTCGCCCGGCTTCGGCGTCTCGCTCACCTCACCCCGCTCCCCTTTCGACAACCGCGCGCGTACTGCGGCGGGCACCTCGTCCCAGAGCCCGTGCGCGCGGAGCGCCCGCACCGCGTCTGCGAACGTGGAGCGATCCGCCACACCCGGGCCGGATCCGATGACGCTCGGATCGTCTTCGGCCGCGCCAATCACGTCTGAGATCGCCAGCGTGCAGCACGCGCGGGCGCGCACCGCGAGCCACCCCCCTTTGACGGCAGAGAGGTGCTTGCGAACGGCGTTCATCTCCGCAATCGGGACGCCACGTGCGAGCATGGCCTGATTGACGGCAATCTTTTCGGCGAGGGTCAGGCCGTCGGCAGGCATCGCCATGATGGCCGACGCGCCTCCCGAGAGCAGGAGCACCAGACACGAGGCCGCGTCCACTCGCGACGCCAAATCGAGCGCGGCACGCGCGGTCGCGACGCTGTCTTCTCCCGGCAAGGGGTGCGGGCCGGTGGCGAGCACGACGTCGCGCACGTTGGCGGGGGCCGCCGGAGCAAATCCGTCCAGCATGCCGCGCGCGGCCTTGCCGACCGCGCAGACGACATGCGATCGGTAGCGCGAGAGGGTCGCTCCCGCCGCGCCGGCGAGCGCGCGCGCGACGAGCGTACAAGGATCGACCGCGTCGAGCGCCCTCAGGGCGATCGCCGTGGCGTGGTCGCGGAGATCAGTGGAATCTGGACGGATGATCCGACCAGGTGGAATACGCGGACAGCCCTGTCAGCGCATCAAACTTGCGCAGCAGCCGGCCGAGGACCAGGTCCACGTCCTTCTTCGCGCACAGGTCATCGAGCTGCTTGAGCACCATGCCGAGGGCCTCCTCGAAGCCGCTAATCGCGCGCTCCGAGTAGAGGTCCCGCTGGCGCTCGAGGCACTCGCGATGCTTGATGAATTCTTCCCGGTAGAAGGCGGTCAGTACTTCCATGGACGCGTGCACGGAGCGTCGATCGCTCTCCAAGCGCATACGACTCCTCTGGGTCAGTTCGCCATCAACTCGCGGATATTTTGAGTGTAGCCATCCATTCGAATCGGTGTCAACGGGAGATCTCAGTTCGTGCGCACGCCGCGCGCCGCGATGTAGCCGCCCACGCAGCCGATGGCCATCCCGCCCGCGACGAGCGACACGGCCAGCCCCGCGGTCATGAAGGACAGCTCCGAAAGTCCAAGAGCGCCGGTCAGTAGCGTCCCATAACGAACCTGTAATGCCAGGAACCCGGTCCAGAGGCCGAGAACGGCCAACAGCGCACCGGCGCCTCCCTGCAGCACGCCCTCGGCGACAAACGGTCCGCGGACGTACACCGCGGGCGCACCCACGAGCTGCATGATCTCGATTTCCTGCCGGCGGGCAACCGCCGCGAGCCGGACCACGTTGGCCACCGTGAAGGCCGCGGCCACGGCGAGCAGGAGAGCCACCACGAGCCCGAGCGCCCGGACCAGGCGCATCAGCGCGGCCA
This portion of the Acidobacteriota bacterium genome encodes:
- the rnr gene encoding ribonuclease R, coding for MTLLKLIRERVDHPATPRELLKLLRVPREERAAFKRQLKQLVESGELIQVRGERYGVPDRMNLVVGRVTTNPRGFAFVVPERPVANVSRDIFIAGSNLNQAMHGDLVAARIERFKDGDRAEGRIIRIIERASSTLVGRYEVDESGLGFVVPFDRRVMMDIAVPRDDARGAKPGQMVTIEITRWPTPARNAMGRVADVLGSIDEPGVDTEIIIRKFNIPDQHSEEAVAEATRLGAEVRPRDIASRTDFRHLQTVTIDGEHARDFDDAITIEKLPNGHYWLGVHIADVAHYVTEGSALDEEAYERGTSVYFPERAVHMFPAELATGLCSLNPNVDRLVLSCLMEVDRRGHVVRYEIHDGVIHSDARMTYTAVNGILADRDPKLMAQYRDLVPMFESMRELFEILNTRRHARGSIDFDLKEPEIVLDDEGLVEDIIALERNVAHRLIEEFMLLANETVAQHLDDENVPTLYRVHEEPDPVKVEAFEEFVSTLGYSLGAPQNALRPKHFQKLVERIHGTPEEKPIAFLMLRTMQKARYDAANLGHFGLAAQSYTHFTSPIRRYPDLVVHRTLRESRRGMADERRAELTEDLPEVARHTSERERRADEAERELVQWKKVRFMANKVGEEFDGYITGVSAFGLFIELIEHFVEGLVHISTMADDYYRFVENAHTLKGENTGKVYRLGDKVTVQVVRVDMERRQIDLGLVDILESVRRSERNRGPRRGKAQPRKEQHLKSTPSRRQRPRRRDRAAGRGRR
- a CDS encoding DUF4147 domain-containing protein; the encoded protein is MLDGFAPAAPANVRDVVLATGPHPLPGEDSVATARAALDLASRVDAASCLVLLLSGGASAIMAMPADGLTLAEKIAVNQAMLARGVPIAEMNAVRKHLSAVKGGWLAVRARACCTLAISDVIGAAEDDPSVIGSGPGVADRSTFADAVRALRAHGLWDEVPAAVRARLSKGERGEVSETPKPGEPRMAGASAFVIGSRRDAMEGARAVAETLGYRAVVIDEPTLGEARRAGPALVARALAWGREDAGMRPTCVISSGETTVHVRGSGRGGRNQELALAAVSALAESPWPVVLVSVGTDGVDGPTDAAGAIATADSLARAAALGAPSVAAALDANDSHSYFDRLGDLVRTGPTGTNVGDLQIVCWGQI